A region from the Tahibacter amnicola genome encodes:
- a CDS encoding efflux RND transporter periplasmic adaptor subunit, translated as MKTVTFSFLIASLAAVPFAFTQAQDKAPEKAPAPPPATVAVGEATTTALAPTRWVPGSVVSREDAKIAGVAAGRVMEIAEVGTVVKRGDRLAKLDDVALRLRLESAKASAGRAKAQRDLASTQATRLAKLAPGNAVAQTQLDEANATLESASQELARADAERRSIEHALSETDIRAPFDGVVSERFVQRGEYLQTGGPVVHLVNTENLEARVQAPLDLAPHLRAGQELQIRLKGASQPASVRAIVPVGDERSRQFELRVSLPEEFALVGTAVEVALPESQGTAGLTVPRDALVLRESHTYVMRVKPDNTAEQVEVKAGVARDARVEVSGALAAGDRVVVRGAERLRAGQSVRIVGS; from the coding sequence ATGAAAACAGTCACTTTCTCGTTCCTCATCGCCAGCCTTGCGGCCGTGCCGTTCGCCTTCACCCAGGCCCAGGACAAGGCGCCGGAAAAGGCACCCGCCCCGCCGCCGGCCACCGTCGCCGTCGGCGAGGCCACCACCACGGCGCTGGCGCCCACGCGCTGGGTGCCGGGCAGTGTCGTGAGCCGCGAAGACGCCAAGATCGCCGGCGTGGCGGCCGGCCGCGTCATGGAGATCGCCGAAGTCGGCACCGTCGTCAAACGTGGCGATCGGCTGGCCAAGCTCGATGACGTCGCCCTGCGCCTGCGCCTGGAAAGCGCGAAAGCCAGCGCCGGACGCGCGAAGGCTCAGCGTGATCTGGCCAGCACCCAGGCCACGCGCCTGGCCAAGCTCGCACCCGGCAACGCCGTCGCGCAGACCCAGCTCGACGAGGCGAACGCCACGCTCGAAAGCGCCAGCCAGGAGCTCGCCCGTGCCGATGCGGAACGGCGCAGCATCGAGCACGCGCTGTCGGAAACCGACATCCGCGCACCGTTCGACGGCGTGGTGAGCGAACGCTTTGTACAGCGGGGCGAATACCTGCAGACCGGCGGCCCGGTGGTGCACCTGGTCAACACCGAAAACCTCGAGGCGCGCGTGCAGGCCCCGCTGGATCTTGCGCCCCACCTGCGTGCCGGGCAGGAGCTGCAGATCCGTCTCAAGGGCGCCAGCCAGCCTGCCAGCGTCCGCGCCATCGTGCCGGTGGGCGACGAACGCTCGCGCCAGTTCGAGCTGCGTGTCAGCCTGCCGGAGGAATTCGCACTGGTCGGCACCGCGGTCGAAGTCGCTCTGCCCGAATCCCAGGGAACAGCCGGGCTGACCGTGCCGCGTGACGCCCTGGTGCTGCGCGAATCGCACACCTATGTCATGCGGGTGAAACCGGACAACACCGCCGAACAGGTCGAAGTGAAGGCCGGCGTGGCGCGTGACGCCCGTGTGGAAGTCAGCGGTGCCCTGGCCGCCGGAGATCGGGTCGTGGTGCGCGGTGCCGAGCGCCTGCGGGCCGGTCAGTCGGTGCGTATCGTCGGCAGCTGA
- a CDS encoding exodeoxyribonuclease III, whose translation MRIVSFNANGIRSAATKGFFDWLATHKPDILCLQETKAQEHQLADAQFRPKGYHTYFRDATTKKGYSGVAIYSRQEPDEVRTSLGWAPFDDEGRYIEARYGNLSVVSLYVPSGSSGDERQQFKFKAMEWIMPIFDSWLASGRDYVICGDWNIVHTRNDIKNWTSNQKNSGCLPEERAWLDELFLKRGWVDSYRCMKPEGCDYTWWSNRGQARANDVGWRIDYQVVTPSLKARLKSCEILREPRFSDHAPYTVDYAPEPGSAR comes from the coding sequence ATGCGTATCGTCAGTTTCAACGCCAACGGCATCCGTTCGGCGGCGACCAAGGGATTCTTCGATTGGCTGGCCACGCACAAGCCGGACATTCTCTGCCTGCAGGAAACCAAGGCGCAGGAACACCAGCTGGCCGACGCCCAGTTCCGGCCCAAGGGCTATCACACGTATTTCCGTGACGCGACGACCAAGAAGGGTTACAGCGGCGTCGCGATCTACAGCCGCCAGGAACCCGATGAAGTCCGCACCAGTCTGGGCTGGGCGCCCTTCGATGACGAAGGCCGCTACATCGAGGCCCGCTACGGCAACCTGAGCGTCGTTTCACTGTACGTGCCGTCGGGCTCGTCGGGTGATGAACGCCAGCAGTTCAAGTTCAAGGCCATGGAGTGGATCATGCCGATCTTCGACAGCTGGCTGGCGAGTGGCCGCGATTATGTGATTTGTGGCGATTGGAACATTGTCCACACGCGCAACGACATCAAGAACTGGACCTCGAACCAGAAAAACTCCGGCTGCCTGCCCGAAGAGCGCGCCTGGCTGGACGAGCTGTTTCTCAAGCGCGGCTGGGTTGACAGTTACCGCTGCATGAAGCCGGAGGGCTGCGACTACACCTGGTGGTCCAATCGCGGCCAGGCCCGGGCCAACGACGTGGGGTGGCGGATTGACTACCAGGTCGTGACCCCGTCGCTCAAGGCGCGACTGAAGTCCTGCGAGATCCTGCGCGAACCGCGGTTCTCCGACCACGCGCCCTATACGGTGGACTACGCGCCGGAACCCGGGAGCGCCCGGTGA
- a CDS encoding anhydro-N-acetylmuramic acid kinase translates to MADTPFFLGLISGTSADAIDVALCRFTPTPECVATAAFPYPPDLRRRVLALARDAVHVNLDELGQLDVEIGRVFADAALAALSDAGVPAAAIRAIGSHGQTIRHRPGGTAPFTLQIGDPNTIAERTGITTVADFRRRDVAAGGQGAPLVPIFHAAVLRHPTHDRAVLNLGGIANVTLLPSGPSTDVRGFDTGPANCLLDAWAERHQGTHRDDGGRWAAQGMVDQGLLADLLADPYFALAGPKSSGREVFNLDWLDRALGGQQRQPVDVQATLLALTVRSVADAIRRDAPGTREVLVCGGGVHNGALMRALTESLAPANVESTAACGVDPDFLEAMAFAWLARQRLERQPGSRTSVTGAIGDRVLGAVYDGG, encoded by the coding sequence GTGGCCGACACCCCGTTTTTTCTCGGCCTGATCTCCGGAACCAGCGCGGACGCCATCGACGTGGCGCTGTGCCGGTTCACGCCGACACCCGAGTGCGTCGCCACCGCAGCATTCCCCTACCCGCCTGACCTGCGCCGGCGCGTTCTGGCGTTGGCGCGCGATGCCGTCCATGTGAACCTGGACGAGCTCGGACAGCTCGACGTGGAAATCGGCCGCGTCTTCGCCGACGCCGCGCTGGCGGCCCTGTCCGATGCAGGGGTGCCCGCGGCCGCAATCCGCGCCATCGGATCGCATGGGCAGACCATCCGGCACCGGCCCGGCGGCACCGCACCCTTCACCCTGCAGATCGGCGACCCCAACACCATCGCCGAGCGCACCGGCATAACCACCGTGGCAGACTTCCGCCGCCGCGACGTCGCGGCCGGCGGCCAGGGCGCCCCACTGGTGCCGATATTTCACGCCGCGGTGCTGCGTCATCCCACGCACGACCGTGCCGTTCTCAATCTCGGCGGCATCGCCAATGTGACCTTGCTGCCGTCGGGCCCGTCGACCGATGTACGCGGGTTCGACACCGGCCCCGCCAACTGTCTGCTCGACGCCTGGGCCGAGCGGCACCAGGGCACGCATCGGGACGACGGCGGGCGCTGGGCGGCACAGGGAATGGTTGATCAGGGGCTCCTGGCCGACCTGCTGGCGGACCCCTACTTTGCCCTGGCCGGCCCCAAGAGCAGTGGCCGCGAAGTATTCAACCTCGACTGGCTCGACCGCGCCCTTGGCGGGCAGCAACGTCAGCCAGTCGATGTGCAGGCGACGTTGCTCGCCCTGACTGTGCGCAGCGTGGCCGATGCGATTCGACGGGATGCGCCCGGCACCAGGGAGGTGCTCGTCTGTGGCGGCGGCGTGCATAACGGTGCGCTGATGCGCGCGCTGACTGAATCGCTGGCGCCGGCCAACGTCGAGAGTACCGCCGCCTGCGGCGTGGATCCGGATTTCCTGGAGGCCATGGCGTTCGCCTGGCTGGCCCGGCAGCGGCTGGAGCGCCAGCCCGGCAGCCGCACGTCGGTGACGGGCGCGATCGGCGACCGGGTGCTGGGAGCCGTCTACGACGGCGGGTGA
- a CDS encoding AmpG family muropeptide MFS transporter: MSARPESLARESGFSRLRRAFAQPAALTLCFLGFGAGLPFLLVGVTLGYWFREAGLSLGSIGLVSYISLLYVLKFFWAPLLDRYRAPLFGRLGRRRGWLVLSQLGVVLGLVGMAMVGPTGQLPLFLTFLALTTFAGATQDSVVDAYRIDVAAQEDQAALVTTYSFGYRFGLIAGGAGALYAAQWLDWQRTYLIEASLMLLPLLAIVLSREPAAAVATEQPIDQPLVDQLARGGMPRGLAGVLVAYLAPIIAFFRSNGSALALTLLLFVGLYKLPDQMIGVMAGPFYLDSGFTKAQIATVSKLYGVWLGLAGATLGGVAATLWPIRRGLLVAAFGVALSNFAFLLMWLFPQQLWAFVAAISADNFCQGFAGTVLVAFMSGLADRRFSATQYALLSSLANLPGKLIGGVSGFFVESFGYAAFFAFSALSIIPTLWIFARLRHWMERDRVDG; this comes from the coding sequence GTGAGTGCACGGCCGGAGTCCCTGGCCCGGGAATCCGGCTTTTCGCGGTTGCGGCGGGCGTTCGCGCAACCGGCCGCACTGACGCTGTGTTTCCTGGGTTTCGGCGCCGGCCTGCCGTTCCTGCTGGTCGGCGTGACCCTGGGCTACTGGTTCCGGGAAGCGGGCCTGAGCCTGGGTTCCATCGGCCTGGTCAGCTACATCTCCCTGCTGTACGTCCTGAAATTTTTCTGGGCGCCGCTGCTGGACCGCTATCGGGCGCCCCTGTTCGGACGTCTGGGGCGTCGCCGGGGCTGGCTGGTGCTGTCGCAGTTGGGTGTGGTCCTCGGCCTCGTCGGAATGGCGATGGTCGGTCCGACCGGTCAGCTGCCCCTCTTCCTCACATTCCTGGCGCTGACCACCTTTGCCGGCGCGACCCAGGACAGCGTCGTCGATGCCTACCGCATCGACGTGGCCGCGCAGGAAGACCAGGCCGCCCTGGTCACCACCTATAGCTTTGGTTATCGATTCGGGCTGATCGCCGGCGGCGCCGGGGCACTTTATGCCGCCCAGTGGCTGGATTGGCAGCGCACCTATCTGATTGAAGCATCGTTGATGCTGCTGCCGCTGTTGGCGATCGTGCTGTCGCGCGAGCCGGCCGCCGCCGTCGCGACGGAGCAACCGATCGACCAGCCGTTGGTCGACCAATTGGCACGCGGCGGGATGCCCCGGGGGCTGGCCGGTGTCCTGGTGGCCTACCTGGCACCGATCATCGCGTTCTTCCGGTCCAATGGCAGCGCACTGGCGCTGACGCTCCTGCTCTTCGTCGGCTTGTACAAGCTGCCGGACCAGATGATCGGCGTGATGGCCGGGCCGTTCTACCTCGACAGCGGATTCACCAAGGCACAGATCGCCACCGTCTCGAAGCTGTACGGCGTGTGGCTGGGCCTGGCGGGAGCGACCCTCGGCGGGGTTGCGGCGACGCTGTGGCCGATCCGTCGTGGCCTGCTGGTAGCCGCCTTCGGTGTTGCCCTGTCGAACTTTGCCTTTCTGCTGATGTGGCTCTTCCCGCAGCAGTTGTGGGCCTTCGTCGCGGCGATTTCGGCCGACAATTTTTGCCAGGGCTTCGCCGGAACGGTCCTGGTGGCTTTCATGTCGGGCCTGGCGGACCGCCGGTTCAGTGCTACCCAGTACGCACTCCTGAGCTCGCTGGCCAACCTTCCGGGCAAGCTGATTGGGGGTGTCTCCGGGTTTTTTGTCGAATCCTTTGGCTACGCGGCGTTTTTCGCCTTCAGCGCGCTGTCGATCATCCCTACGCTGTGGATATTCGCCCGCCTGCGCCATTGGATGGAACGTGATCGAGTCGACGGCTGA